The sequence AGGAGGTCGACCCCGTCCTCGGTGGTGACGATGACCTCCTCCGCCTCGGCCGCTCCGGTGAGCACCTGATGCACGCTCACCTCGAGGTCCTCGGGATCGACTCCCAGGGAGAAGGTGAGGCAGGCTTGCGGGTCGAGATCGACCAGCAGCACCTTGTGGCCGAGCTCGGCCAGGGCGACCCCCAGCGAGGCTACGGACGTCGTCTTCGCGACGCCGCCCTTCTGGTTCGCGACGGCAAGGGTGGTGGTCATCGCGCCCATCATGCCAGCGAGTGGTTGACTCGTCCTCATGTCTCAGACTGCACTCGTGACCGGCGCAACCGCCGGCATCGGACTCGCCTTCGCCCAGCAGCTCGCCGACCAGCGATACGACCTTGTACTGGTCGCCCGCGATGCTGTCCGCCTGGAGGAAACCGCGGCCGAGCTGCGTACGCGCGGCGTCCAGGTCGAGGTCCTCGTGGCCGACCTCAACAAGCGCAAGGAACTCGCGAAGGTCGAGGCGCGCGTCGCATCCAAGGACACCCCGATCGACCTGCTGGTCAACAACGCCGGCTACGGCCTGAAGTACCGGTTCATCGAGAACAGCACCGACGATGAGGAAGGCATGCTCAACGTCCTTGTGACTGCGGTCATGCGGCTCTCCCACGCCGCGATCGTGGCGATGAACGAGCGCGGCAGCGGCGGCATCATCAACGTCTCCTCGGTCGCCGGCTTCCTCCCCCGGGGGACGTACAGCGCCGCCAAGGCGTACGTGAACTCCTTCACGGAATGGGCGCACCATGAGTACGCACCTGCGGGCATCACCGTGATGGCACTGTGCCCCGGCTTCACCCGGACGGAGTTCCACGGTCGCATGGGCGTGAGCCAGTCTTCCGCCCCGGACTGGTTGTGGCTGGACGTGAACGACCTGGTCGCGACGGCGCTCAAGGACTTCGCGAAGGGCAAGGCGTTCTCCATCCCGTCGCCGCAGTACAAGGCCATCGTCGGGATCTCCAAGGCCGTGCCGAAGCCGATCCTCCAGCGCTTCCAGAAGCTCGGCCGGGCCGCGAAGTAGCCGCCGAAACCCGGCATCCGTCATGCCGAAACCCGACATCTGGCACCCCGAGACCCGGCATCCGTCATGCCGAAACCCGACATCTGGCGGTCTCAGGTCGCGGGGCCACTGCGAAGGAGCCTCGGATGGCAGACACGTCGACGAGGGAGCGAAGCGCCGAGAAGCGCCTGGATCGCCCGCCGCGACGAGCAGTGTCTCCGCCACCTGAGACCGCCACGTCTCGGCATGACCGTTGCCACGTCTCGGCCTGACGGACGCCGGGTCTCGGCCTGACGGACGCCGGGTCTCGGCCTGACGGACGCCGGGTCTCGGCCTGACGGATGCCGGGTCTCGGCCTGACGGATGCCGGGTCTCGGCAGTCAGGCCTTGATGAAGGCTCGGATCGAGTTGGCGAGCATCTGCACGGCGATCGCCGACAGGAGTACGCCCGAGATCTTGGTGACCAGCAGGACGCCGGACTCACGCAACAAACGCAGGATCGGCAGCGAGAAACGCATCGCGAGCCACACCACCAGATGCACCCCGAGGATGCCGACCGCGACGGCGAGACCATCGCCGACACCGCCGACCCGGCGGGTGAACAGCATCGTGGCGACGATCGCTCCGGGGCCGGCCATCAGCGGCGTGCCCAGAGGTACGAGGGCGACGTTGGCGTCGCCGGTGGCGTTGATGCCACCACCGTCTCCGGTGAGCAGTTCCAGCGCGACGATCAACAGCAGCAGTCCGCCGGCGGCCTGCATTGCCGGGAGCGTGATGCCCAGATAGTCCAGGATCGCCTGACCGAAGAGTGCGAACAGCACGATCACGCCGAGCGACACACTGACCGCCTGCCAGGCGGCTGTCCGCGCTGCGGCACGGGTCCGCCCGCTGACCAGCGACAGGAAGATCGGAACGGTGCCGATCGGGTCCATGATCACCAGCAGGGTGACGAAGACCTCGACGGCCAGTGTGGTGTTCACAGCAGGACCGCGTTCACGGTCGTACGACCTCGGGCACGACCCGTCCGCTCCGGGCGGCGGCCGCCGCTGCCCGCTCCAGCAGGGCCTCGAAAGCCTCGGGGGCGGTGGTGTTCACGCCGAGGTCGTGATCGACCTTGCCGGTGCCGTGATAGTCGCTCGAGCCGGTGACGATGAGGCCGTGGGCCTCAGCCATCGCTCGCAACAGCGCACGCGTCGGTCCGTCGTGGTCCTGATGGTCAACCTCGATCCCCGACAGGCCCGCCTCGATCAGTGCCGGCAGGTCGGACTCCGTGATCCGAGCAGTCTCGGAGCGACCCCAGGGGTGCGCGATCACGGTCGCTCCGCCGGCGGCGTCGATGAGCCTGATCGTGTCGTGCAGATCGGCCGCGTAGCGGCCCACATAGCCGGGAGCACCGCTGGCCAGATACCGGTCGAACGCCTCCTTGCGGTCGCGTACGACGCCCTTGCGCACCAGGGCGTCGGCCACGTGCGGTCGGCCCGAGGCCGTCGCGTCGCCGGACTCGGCATGCACGTCCGCCTCGGTGAGATCGATCCCCAAACTCCGGAGCTTGTCGACCATCAGCGGCAAACGGTTGTCGCGACCGCCGAGGATGCGCGCGAGTTCGTCCTGCAGCGGCTCGTACGTCGCATCCGGAAGATACGCGAGCAGGTGTACGCCGCCGCCGCTGAAGCGCGTACTGATCTCCATGCCGCGGACCAGAGTGATGCCGACCTCGCGGGCGGCCGCCTCGGCTTCGTCCCAACCGTCCGCCGTGTCGTGATCGGTGAGCGCAACGACGTCGAGGCCCGTGGCCTTGGCCGCCCGTACGAGTTCAGCCGGCGAATCCGTGCCGTCGCTCACGCGGGAGTGGGTGTGCAGGTCGACGCGCATGTCCAGAAGGCTATCGGCCCGGTCACCACGCGCCAGCGGGACCGCCGAACGGCAACTCGACCAGCGACATCCCCAACGCAGAAACGTCGCGCAGGTGCCACTCGCGTCCCATTAGCAGCAACGCGGACGCGGGCCGCAGGATCAACCACAACCATCGCCCACCGTGCTCACCGACGAGGACGGTACGGTCCAGTTCGGTGCCTCCGGTGTCGAGGGCCCACAACGAGATCGCCTGGCTCGCAATGCGTACGCGGGCGTGCGCCGGTGCGTACGCGAGGTCATCTGCAGGATCCGGAGTCCCTGCGACCCGCGCACCCAGACCCGTCCCCGGTCGCTCGATGACCAGCGTCACGTCGACCTCGCCGCCGTCACTCGGCCCGCGGACCGCGGTGAGGGTTGCTGCGTCCGGCACCACCGCGAAGTCCCCGACATTCCACGCCGTCCCGAGCGGCCATGGCAACAGGGTCGGCATGTCGCCGGCGAGCTCGAGGTGGTCGACGAAGCCGTCATAGGTGGCGGACTCGGTGCGCCACACCGGGGCGAGGACGCCGTGCTCGGGGCAGGACACCTCCCGGCCGACCTGCGCGACCGGGGTGGGGCAGCGCGGGCAACCGGGTGTGAGGGGCACTCCCCCATGGTCCCGCGCCGGGCTCGGACACGTCTAGGTCGGAGAAGACACGGCTTGCCGTCAGGCGTTCCAGCGCTCGATGACCGGTGCGCCGCGGTCGTCGCCCAGCACTGAGACCGTGGCGGTGTCGAGCTGGAAGTTGCGTCCCAAGGCCACCGGCTGGTCGATCCAGCGCGCCGCCAGTGCCCTCGAGATGTGACCGTGCGCGAACACCAGGACATCGCCGTCGACACCGCGTACGCGGGCCATCAGTCGATCGAGTCGAGCTGTGATCTCGGCTGGGGTCTCACCGTCCGGCGTCGGTCCGTCCCAGACGGTCCAGTGCGGGTCGCGCTCGAGGATCTCGTCACGGGTGAGGCCTTCGTACACGCCGTAGTCCCACTCACGCAGGTCCTCATCGACCTCCGCGTCCGGGAAGCCTGCGAGCTGCGCGGTGCGACGTGCCCGCTGCCGCGGCGAGGTGAGGACGAGGGCGAAGTCCTGGCCTTCGAAGAACCCGCCGAGGTCCGCAGCCTCCTCCTCGCCGTCCGGGAGCAGTGGGATCTCGGTACGCGACGTGTGCTGACCGCTCAGACTCCACTCGGTGGCGCCATGGCGAACGACGAAGAGGCTCATGCGATGACCGTAACGTCAGACTGCTCGTGGCCCGAGGACAGCAGCCAGGACATGCATGTCGATGCCGCGTAGCGACGGCGCCACGGTGCGACGGTGGGCCAACGCGATCGGTACGGCTGACGGGACCGCGAGCACCGCACAGCCGGCCGCTTCGGCGGCAGCGACGCCGAGTGGGGTGTCCTCGACGGCGACGCAGTGCCGCGGATCAACACCGAGGAGCGCCGCTGCGGCCAGGTACGGATCGGGCGCCGGCTTGGACGCCGCGGCCTCCCCTTCGGCGATGCTGCAGGTGAAGAACTCGCGGCCAAGAGCGTCCATGACCATGTCGACGACCCGCCGCTCCGACGCCGACACGATCGCAGTCGGTACGCCGGCCCGCGCCAACTCCCTCAACAGACCGCGTACGCCCGGGAGCGGAGTGATCTCGCGAGCAACGCACTCGGTGAAGCCATCGTCCAGATCCCGGGTGAGGTCCTCCAACGTGCCCGTCGCGCCGGTGGCATGAAGGTACCCGGCCGTGTGTGCGATCGGCCGTCCGAGCACATGCTGCAGATCGTCCTCGGCGAGCGGCCGTTCGGCCTGCGTCGCCACCGTGCGGGCGACCTCGAGCCACAGGTGCTCGGTGTCGACCAACGTCCCATCCATGTCGAACAGCACCGCTGCTGGCATGTCCCCCACCCCGGTCTGCCTTTCGTTCTACTGCGCCAGCAGGACGGGTCGATCGGCGAGCATCAGCGTCACCGGCGACCCCATCGGCAGGTCGGCCGCCTGGTGAACGGTCACGTCGGCGCGTATCGGCGGCTCACCGTCCCGGCTCACCAGGAGCCGGGTGGTGGCGCCGCGGAAGTTGCTTCCAACAACGGTCCAGTCACCGCCGGCGCGTACGGTCACGGCCTCCGGCCGCACCAGTACCTTGACCGGGTCGCCGACCGCCCGGGCGGCGCCGTCGATCTGCAACCGTTGGCCCAGGACGCGTACGAACCCGCCGTCCTCGGCGACGCCGGAGATGTGGTTCATGGTACCGACGAACTCGGCCACGAAGACCGTGGCGGGCCTGGCGTACAACTCCGCAGGCGTCGCGCACTGCTCGAGACGCCCGGCGTTCATGACGGCGACGCGATCGGCCATCGACAGCGCCTCCTCCTGGTCGTGGGTGACGATCACCGTCGTCACGCCGACCTCGGTCTGGATCCGGCGGATCTCATCGCGCAACTGCTCACGGACCTTCGCGTCCAGGGCTGACAGCGGCTCGTCGAGCAGGAGTACGCGGGGCTGGATCGCCAAGGCCCTCGCCAGAGCGACGCGCTGTTGCTGGCCGCCCGACAGCTGGTGCGGGTACTTGTCCGTGTGGGCGCCCAGACCGACCAGTTCGAGCAACTCGCCTGCTGTCTGGCGGCGCTTGGTCGCTGGCTGCTTGCGGAGTTGGAGACCGAAGGCGACGTTGTCGCGTGCGGTCATCGTCGGGAACAGCGAGTAGGACTGGAACACCATCCCCATGTCCCGCTTGTTCACCGGGATCCGGGTGACATCTCCCCCGCCGACGAGCACCGACCCCGTCGTGGGGTTGTCGAAGCCGGCGAGGATCCGCAGCGCGGTGGTCTTGCCGCAGCCCGAAGGACCTAGCAGCGCCAACAACTCCCCGGGCTTGATCTCAAGCGTGAACCCGGCGAGTGCCGTGGTCTTGCCGAAGACGCGGGTGACATCGACGAACTCCACCGACGTACTGGCAGTTGCCACCGTGTTGCCGGGCCTGGTCTCGGTCAGATCCTGTGCCATCACGCGCCGTCCTTGAGGTGCTGGGAGGTGAAGAGAGCAAGAGCCCTCGTACGAAGCAACGACTGCCCGGTCCTCTGCCGGCCGAAGGCCGTGATGACGAGCAGGATGACCCACACGATCATCAACGATTCGATCGACAGCGCCGTGGAGAGCTGCCCGTCCGTCTGGCCGTACTGCAGGATCCACGGCGTGAACGTGACGAAGTTCAAGATGCTCGCCACCGTGAACTCGCCGAACGCCAGGGCAAAGGCCAGGAACGCGGAGTTGAGGATGGAGGTACGCAGCGCTGGCACAGCGATCCTCAGCAGCACCGTCAGCCAACCGGCACCCAGACTGCGAGCAGCCTCGACCAAGGCGGTGATGTTGCTGGTCTTGAGACCTGCGTCCAATGCCCGGTAGGTGAACGGAAGCGCCATCACCATGTAGGCGAACACGAGGATCACCGGCACCGAGCCGATGCCGGGGAACGAACTCAACTGCAACCAGTTCATGAAGGACTGGAACGGCGTGCCCGCGAGAGAGTTGGGCCCCCACTGAAGGACCGTCGAGATGCCGACGACGAGGACGACCGGCGGTACGACCAGAGGAAGCAGGCAAGCGAAGTCGACCGCCTTGCGCATCCTCGGCATCCTGAGATGCAACAGCAACGCCGTCGGCACCATCAGCACCAGGGTGAAGACCACGGTGAACACGGACAGGTACACCGAGAGCATGAACGACTGCGTGAAGTTCGGCATGTGGAACATGCGGGTGAAGACGCTGAGGTCGAACCCGTTCTGGTCGTTGTAGATCGCGTACCAGAGCGCCGCGAACATCGGCAGCAGGAAGTAGACCCCCGCAGCACCGAGGATGGCCCAGCGCGCGTACTGCGCGCGTCGGGCGGTCACTTGTCCAGCCATTTCGCCGTCCTCCGCTCCATGAGTTGGTAGACCACGGTCAGCGGAATGACGACGAGCACCATGATGAGGGCGAGCGCTGCGGCGATGTGCTGGGTGTCGGGACCGGCCAGGACGTTGCCGGACAACTCGTTCTTGATCTGCAGCGGAGTGAGGACCAGAGTCCCTGCCGTGAGCGCGGCCGCGGTGGCGTACGCGGAGAACGCGGAGCAGAAGAGCAGCGCAACCGAGCCGATGAACGAGGGGAACAGGACCGGGCCGGCGACGTAGCGCCAGTAGTGCCACGTCTTGGCGCCCAGACTCTCAGCTGCTTCCTGCCACTGCGGTCGCAGACCTTCGATCGCGGGGGCGATCACCAGCACCATCAACGGCACCATGAAGTAGAGATAGACCAGCTCGACGCCGTGCACCGAGTACAGGTCGAAGTTCAGGTTGATCCCGATCCCGTGCAACCAGTGCGTGAGCATGCCACCACTGCTGTCGAGCGTCGCGATGAAGAGAAATGCCAGCGGCACGCCGCCGAAGTTGGCCAGGACGGCGGAAGCGCTCAGGACCAGCTGCTTGAACCAACCGGAGCCCGACACCACGGCCCAGGCGAGGACGACTCCGGCAATGGCCGCGATGATCGCTGTCACCGCAGACAGCTCCAACGAGTTCATCAGACCGTCGTGGAAGGCGCCGTGCAGAGCCTGGTCGACATAGTGGAGCGTGAAGCCCGCCGACTGTCCGGGTACGCCGGGAACTGCAGGCGACGGGGTGCATCCCAGGATGCCGCCGCATGTCGTGGCCGGGATCGCCGGCGTCCCCTTGATCGCGTCCTGGCGGAAGGCGAGCCAGAGCAACGCGCCGGTCGGCAGGATGAAGAAGACGGCGTAGATGGCCCAGAACGGAACCGTACCGAGCCACGGGCCGCCGACACTTCGGAGCAGCTGTCGGGGAGCGACCGATGACGGCCGCTCCCCGACAGCGTGAGTGATCGCCACAGATCAGCCGAGCGCCTTGGCCCAGCCAGCCGAGACCTGGTTGCCGATCGTGGTGTTCTGAGCCTCGTTCGGCAGCACCGGCGTACCCGTGACCACCGGCAGGGCGGCGAGCAGGGTCTTGTCGATCGTGCCCGCGGCGGTCATCGCAGCCTGCTGGACCGGGTGAGCACCACCCTTGAGGAAACCGTTCTGGCCCTCGACGCTGAAGAGGTACTCCTCCCACAGACGAGCGGCGGCCGGGTGCGGCGCATTCGCGTTGATCGCCTGGGCGTAGTAGCCCGCGAGGACCGGCGAGTCCGACGGAACGGCGACCTTCCACTGAACACCCTTGGCCGCGGTGTCCTTGCCGTACGAGGCGTTGAGGTAGTCCCAGAAGAGCAGGATCGGGGTGGCACCCGTCTCGACGGTCGACTCCGTGGCCTTGATCGGCTTGAAGATGCCGTCCTTCTTCAGCTTGCCGAAGTAGTCGATGCCGGGCTGGATGTTGTCGAGCGTGCCGCCCTTGGCGAGCGCGACGGCGGCGACACCCATGAGCGCCGCGTTGGCCTGGCTCGGGTCGTCCTTGAGTGCGACCATGCCCTTGTACATCGGGTTGTCCAGCTGCTTGAACGACGTCGGGCAGACCGAGACCCGCTTGGCATCACAACCGATGGACATCACGCCGCCGTAGTCGTTGAACCAGTTCCCGTTGGGGTCCTT comes from Nocardioides baekrokdamisoli and encodes:
- a CDS encoding ABC transporter permease, which produces MAGQVTARRAQYARWAILGAAGVYFLLPMFAALWYAIYNDQNGFDLSVFTRMFHMPNFTQSFMLSVYLSVFTVVFTLVLMVPTALLLHLRMPRMRKAVDFACLLPLVVPPVVLVVGISTVLQWGPNSLAGTPFQSFMNWLQLSSFPGIGSVPVILVFAYMVMALPFTYRALDAGLKTSNITALVEAARSLGAGWLTVLLRIAVPALRTSILNSAFLAFALAFGEFTVASILNFVTFTPWILQYGQTDGQLSTALSIESLMIVWVILLVITAFGRQRTGQSLLRTRALALFTSQHLKDGA
- a CDS encoding HAD family hydrolase, which encodes MPAAVLFDMDGTLVDTEHLWLEVARTVATQAERPLAEDDLQHVLGRPIAHTAGYLHATGATGTLEDLTRDLDDGFTECVAREITPLPGVRGLLRELARAGVPTAIVSASERRVVDMVMDALGREFFTCSIAEGEAAASKPAPDPYLAAAALLGVDPRHCVAVEDTPLGVAAAEAAGCAVLAVPSAVPIALAHRRTVAPSLRGIDMHVLAAVLGPRAV
- a CDS encoding PHP domain-containing protein — encoded protein: MRVDLHTHSRVSDGTDSPAELVRAAKATGLDVVALTDHDTADGWDEAEAAAREVGITLVRGMEISTRFSGGGVHLLAYLPDATYEPLQDELARILGGRDNRLPLMVDKLRSLGIDLTEADVHAESGDATASGRPHVADALVRKGVVRDRKEAFDRYLASGAPGYVGRYAADLHDTIRLIDAAGGATVIAHPWGRSETARITESDLPALIEAGLSGIEVDHQDHDGPTRALLRAMAEAHGLIVTGSSDYHGTGKVDHDLGVNTTAPEAFEALLERAAAAAARSGRVVPEVVRP
- a CDS encoding ABC transporter substrate-binding protein, yielding MRVINVRRIGVAALGGTLAVSLAACGSTNNSSSNSSSAANGGAWASATSATAGGGMDALIAAAKKEGSLNVITLPRNWANYGELMDNFTKKYGIKINDSNPDGSSADEITAIKTLKGQDRAPDVVDVGMPFAYSGTKEGDFAPYQVATWNDIPAAAKDPNGNWFNDYGGVMSIGCDAKRVSVCPTSFKQLDNPMYKGMVALKDDPSQANAALMGVAAVALAKGGTLDNIQPGIDYFGKLKKDGIFKPIKATESTVETGATPILLFWDYLNASYGKDTAAKGVQWKVAVPSDSPVLAGYYAQAINANAPHPAAARLWEEYLFSVEGQNGFLKGGAHPVQQAAMTAAGTIDKTLLAALPVVTGTPVLPNEAQNTTIGNQVSAGWAKALG
- a CDS encoding DUF6758 family protein, with translation MPLTPGCPRCPTPVAQVGREVSCPEHGVLAPVWRTESATYDGFVDHLELAGDMPTLLPWPLGTAWNVGDFAVVPDAATLTAVRGPSDGGEVDVTLVIERPGTGLGARVAGTPDPADDLAYAPAHARVRIASQAISLWALDTGGTELDRTVLVGEHGGRWLWLILRPASALLLMGREWHLRDVSALGMSLVELPFGGPAGAW
- a CDS encoding SDR family NAD(P)-dependent oxidoreductase, producing MSQTALVTGATAGIGLAFAQQLADQRYDLVLVARDAVRLEETAAELRTRGVQVEVLVADLNKRKELAKVEARVASKDTPIDLLVNNAGYGLKYRFIENSTDDEEGMLNVLVTAVMRLSHAAIVAMNERGSGGIINVSSVAGFLPRGTYSAAKAYVNSFTEWAHHEYAPAGITVMALCPGFTRTEFHGRMGVSQSSAPDWLWLDVNDLVATALKDFAKGKAFSIPSPQYKAIVGISKAVPKPILQRFQKLGRAAK
- a CDS encoding ABC transporter ATP-binding protein, whose product is MAQDLTETRPGNTVATASTSVEFVDVTRVFGKTTALAGFTLEIKPGELLALLGPSGCGKTTALRILAGFDNPTTGSVLVGGGDVTRIPVNKRDMGMVFQSYSLFPTMTARDNVAFGLQLRKQPATKRRQTAGELLELVGLGAHTDKYPHQLSGGQQQRVALARALAIQPRVLLLDEPLSALDAKVREQLRDEIRRIQTEVGVTTVIVTHDQEEALSMADRVAVMNAGRLEQCATPAELYARPATVFVAEFVGTMNHISGVAEDGGFVRVLGQRLQIDGAARAVGDPVKVLVRPEAVTVRAGGDWTVVGSNFRGATTRLLVSRDGEPPIRADVTVHQAADLPMGSPVTLMLADRPVLLAQ
- a CDS encoding MarC family protein is translated as MNTTLAVEVFVTLLVIMDPIGTVPIFLSLVSGRTRAAARTAAWQAVSVSLGVIVLFALFGQAILDYLGITLPAMQAAGGLLLLIVALELLTGDGGGINATGDANVALVPLGTPLMAGPGAIVATMLFTRRVGGVGDGLAVAVGILGVHLVVWLAMRFSLPILRLLRESGVLLVTKISGVLLSAIAVQMLANSIRAFIKA
- a CDS encoding ABC transporter permease — its product is MAITHAVGERPSSVAPRQLLRSVGGPWLGTVPFWAIYAVFFILPTGALLWLAFRQDAIKGTPAIPATTCGGILGCTPSPAVPGVPGQSAGFTLHYVDQALHGAFHDGLMNSLELSAVTAIIAAIAGVVLAWAVVSGSGWFKQLVLSASAVLANFGGVPLAFLFIATLDSSGGMLTHWLHGIGINLNFDLYSVHGVELVYLYFMVPLMVLVIAPAIEGLRPQWQEAAESLGAKTWHYWRYVAGPVLFPSFIGSVALLFCSAFSAYATAAALTAGTLVLTPLQIKNELSGNVLAGPDTQHIAAALALIMVLVVIPLTVVYQLMERRTAKWLDK
- a CDS encoding histidine phosphatase family protein gives rise to the protein MSLFVVRHGATEWSLSGQHTSRTEIPLLPDGEEEAADLGGFFEGQDFALVLTSPRQRARRTAQLAGFPDAEVDEDLREWDYGVYEGLTRDEILERDPHWTVWDGPTPDGETPAEITARLDRLMARVRGVDGDVLVFAHGHISRALAARWIDQPVALGRNFQLDTATVSVLGDDRGAPVIERWNA